The Shewanella pealeana ATCC 700345 genome contains the following window.
ATGTTAACCCTGACTGGACTCGATACTCGCCAAAACATTGCATATCGAAAAAACGATCCGGCGTACGGCCGGAAAAGAAGAAGTCGACTTCGACGCCTTGTCGCTGCAGCGCTTTTACCATGACTCGAGCACGACTTAAGTGACCATTACCAGTCCCTTGAACACCATAAAGAATTCGCAAACGGCCTCCTAGATGAATTGTTGGCTCAATAATACAGAAACAATCCCAAGAATTGCGCCGGCAACTATATCCATTGGGTAGTGAACGCCGAGCACTATACGAGCTAAGCCAATCGCTACTGCCCAAGCTACCGCGATATAAAACAATTGCGGGTAAACTAGGTAGATACTGGTTGCCATAACAAAAGCCGCCGCAGTATGACCGGACGGAAGGCTAAACTTGTCGGCAGGCTCGAAACTGGCAATTCCATCACTCAGGGCATGACATGGCCGCGGACGGCGGATCATATTCTTAAGCGCAAAATACAATGGGAGCTCAACAAGGTATGCAGCAACCAGAGCGTTTAATAACGCTTCGCCTCGACTATCTATGATGAGACACGCCACCGCTAAATATAAGTACACAGGGCCATTGCCCGATGCAGATAACTTTAATGCCAGCTTCTGCAGTCCGTGCTCTTGGCCTTTTTGCACTACATAGTAGTAGAGCTTTCTGTCAAACGACGTTATTGAAGTCATTATTCCCGCCTCTATCTGTTCTTATGATAGGAAGCTATGAAAACTCTATGACACGACAGTGACAGCCTATATATAGTTTTATGACACTGAATTTATGCGAAGGCTTGCAATACTAATCAGTATAATAAGAAGGGAGTGAAATGATTGACTCATGTTAACCAACCTAAAGCTGATGCAGTAGGTTGGCTTAACACAAATGACTTGGCTTATTCAGCAGCGAGTTTAGGGTTGTTGCGATTACGGTATAGCTTTAATAAGTGGTAAATGTTGATACAAGCAACAAAGGCGTTCATACCAGCCACTGGCCAAGCTTCGATTGAAGCGCCGTAAATGACAAATAAGCTACAGCCAGTAAAGTTCAGGCATCTCAACCAAATAATGTCTTTCATCATTAGTGAAATAGCCACCATCACTGAGGCGGCATAGCCAATGATTTCAATAGTATTAACAGCTTCCATAAGGCACCTTTTTTAGGCCCTATGCCTTCCCTAAGCTAACTGGGGGATCCGTGCCCCTAAAGCGGGTCAAAATTAAAGTTTAAGTTAAATTATCTGACGACATGCTAACAAAAATGAACGTCATTTGTAATAAAAAAACGTCTATTAATGACCTAAATCATATTTCAGTGCTTTTATTGAACAATTAGAAGAAATATTACTACAACAAATTCAAACCTTGCCTTAATCGACAATTGCGTGATTGATAACGCTTTTATTTTTAAGAATCCCTTATATACTGAGTGCAACTACTTGTTTGCTCGGACTTCTGAGCATCTCTATCTATCAGGAGTGTTCTTATGGAATACAACACCTCAGAACTTTGTGACACTTATATCGATGTTGTAGATGTTGTCGAACCCATGTTCAGTAATTATGGGGGTTCTAACTCTTTTGGTGGCTCTATCAGCACCATTAAATGTTTTGAAGACAACGGTCTTATCATTGATGCTGTGCAAGAAGATGGAGAAGGTAAAGTACTACTAATTGATGGCGGTGGTTCACTACGTCGCGCCCTTCTAGATGCAAGAATTGCAGAGGTTGCAGTAGCCAATAACTGGGAAGGCATTATCGTATACGGGACAGTCCGTGATGTTGATGCACTCGAAGATCTAGACATAGGTATTCAAGCATTAGCCTCTATTCCAGTAGGCGCCGACAGCAATGCAGTCGGCGAACTTGAGATCCCGGTAAACTTCGGTGGTGTAACTTTCCTACCAGGCGATCATGTTTACGCAGACAATACAGGTATCATCCTGTCGCCAGAGCCACTAGACATCGACTAATTACCGTCGCTGTAAATCGATTTTGAATAAGAGCCAGTCCTATGTGACTGGTTTTTTTATGTCGTAACCAAGGAGAGCTTGCAGCTAAATTTTAAGCGCTTAAACTAAAGCTCATATGATGAGTTCACTATAAGAATAACAAGATGCAGTATTTAAACCTCTTCAATGTCGCTAAGCTTTCTCTGCTACTCAACACCCGCGAGGGCGAGACTAAACTGGGGCAAGTCGTACAGTTGACCAACGCCTCACAAGATTTAGCCACGAATTTAGCCCAAGCAAAATCAAACGGCGTCCGCTTTGCAATTATCGGCATTGGAGAGGATATCGGTCCACGCGCCAATTTAGGCCGAGGTGGGGCAACCGATGCCTTCGATAGCGCCATGGGGCAATTCCTCAACTTGCAGTCGAACCGTTTCCTAACTGGCGAACAATCCCTAGTGCTGGGTCAAGTCGACACTCAAGATCTGCAGCTGCCAGCTAACGCCTCT
Protein-coding sequences here:
- the rraA gene encoding ribonuclease E activity regulator RraA — translated: MEYNTSELCDTYIDVVDVVEPMFSNYGGSNSFGGSISTIKCFEDNGLIIDAVQEDGEGKVLLIDGGGSLRRALLDARIAEVAVANNWEGIIVYGTVRDVDALEDLDIGIQALASIPVGADSNAVGELEIPVNFGGVTFLPGDHVYADNTGIILSPEPLDID
- a CDS encoding phosphatase PAP2 family protein, which encodes MMTSITSFDRKLYYYVVQKGQEHGLQKLALKLSASGNGPVYLYLAVACLIIDSRGEALLNALVAAYLVELPLYFALKNMIRRPRPCHALSDGIASFEPADKFSLPSGHTAAAFVMATSIYLVYPQLFYIAVAWAVAIGLARIVLGVHYPMDIVAGAILGIVSVLLSQQFI
- a CDS encoding YgjV family protein codes for the protein MEAVNTIEIIGYAASVMVAISLMMKDIIWLRCLNFTGCSLFVIYGASIEAWPVAGMNAFVACINIYHLLKLYRNRNNPKLAAE